Part of the Rissa tridactyla isolate bRisTri1 chromosome 3, bRisTri1.patW.cur.20221130, whole genome shotgun sequence genome, CTTGGAACTCTACATTTATTCCATCCTCActgacattatttaaaatttgatATTCTATCGCTAGATTAGTTCTTATGTACTAaggttattttgaaattaaatcatCATTCTTTGCTTTTTGGCTGACAGTTCTTTGAAATACACTGGGACAttaagcagtaataaaaaaaaccctcttcagcCAGGAGAACACCTGTCAAAATGTGAAGCCTTGAGTACTTGTGGAATGAaatgaggtaaaaataaaaatcactacttCATgctccaataaaaaaaaagcacttacaaGAGGTTGGGATGTTGCTTGTCAAAAACAGATTGGTAAGGCATGAATCAAATGTTGAATGCTCAGGACTTGAGTTATGCTGGTGATGCACTACTGAAAGATATTTGGAAAAGCAGCCATGGGAAAACTGtatgatatttttaataacttggAGCAATTTCTGGAGCACTGTTTTAGATGTGAAAGGGTGAAACAACACAGGTGCATGGGAAGGTCATGGTTCCTTTCTTAATTGAAAGGGTCTGGACAATGGAGATGAAAGAGAGTTGTTCCCACACGGGAAAGGTATAGATGCTGATTATAGAGATATGCTATAATTGGGGGTGGGTGAGAAACAGAGTACTCGATAGGCCATTTTGAAGCATTTGGTGCTGGAAGGGGAGGACATGTGCCTCTTGCGGAAGCACTGTAATGAATGGATGCCTGTAAAGGGACATGGCTATGTAACATGGGCCTGGAGACGCTTTGCATGTGGAACTCTTGTAGGCCCAGCAGGGCACAAAGGCAACAGCATTTGGTAGCCCTGTTATGTCTGTTAACTTGCTGTATGTGCCTCCTCTATATGCAGGCGCGGAAGGTGCAgcctgccacccccagcctgcagTTAAACCACAGAGTCTGGGTGGCTGCTGTTAGCGGGTGGCTGGGCAGCACTTGCCCCTTTGTGGGACCAGGGGAAGGAAGCCTTAAGGATAGGCCTTAACATGGCTGCAAAGCGAGGTGCCCAACGCCCTCCCACAAGCAGCTTCAGTTTCCATGTAACATACCCCACAACCATGCAAAGGCAGGTCATGGAGATGCCAGGTGGCAGCCGATGCCTGGCATCCCTTGCCGGCCAGTAGGCTGGGCTGCTCAGGAGGCTTCTTCCAACCTCCCCCTCAGCGCGGGGGCcgaggaagctggggagggaggcgGTGAGCCGCTCCTGGGGACGGGTCAGGGGCTGGTGGGAGGAGCTCGACCCCCGAGGAGAGGGGTGCCCCATTCAACCGGGAGGCCGCAAGGGAGGTTAAGGGTCCCTTCcctgctgggagggggctggggtgggcccCCGGCAGCGGGGGGCGAGCGGCGGTTAACGGCCGGGGGCGTAGACGGGGCTCAGCGCCACAGCACGGCGCCGCCCTGACAGGACCCAGCGGCGGGGAGGCCTGAGCGCAGGGAGCGCCAAGCACCGGCccggagagggaggggaagggggtcaAGATAAAACTTTCGGGTTGCAAGGAGAGACAGCAGCCGAGACGAGCTGCCCGTCCGTGGTGAGGAGGGTGAGTAGAGCGGGGAAGAAGTGGGAGAGGGTTGGAACTGGGCTGCTGACAGCGCCTGTGGATTCTGTGGGGGAAACTGGTACGGTTGATCCCTGCTGCAGGACCTTATGTACTTGCATAGAAACCAGTACTATGTGATGGTGCTGCATAAATACCAGGGTAGGACCCTGAAATGAGTGGTTTATGTGGCTGTGTTGTTGTGAGGAGCCTTCCCTGCTCCTGCGTGGGGAGCAGGGGACCACTGCGTGGTCAGTGCACATGGGTGTCCCGTACCTCTGAGGGGAGGATGATTTTGTACGTGTATATAGGTACATTACTGTATTTATGGGTATTTGGGCatgatgattaggggattggaacacctctcttacgaagaaagggtGAGGGACTCgcgtctcttcagtctggaaaaaagaagactgaggggggatcttatcaatgcttataaatacttaaagggtgggtgtcaggaggatggggccaggctcttttcagtggtgccctatgacaggacaaggggtaatgggcacaaacgtgagcataggaagttccacctaaacacgaggaggaaattctttactttgagggtgtcagagcactggaacaggctgcccagagaggtggtggagtctccaactctggagacattcaaaacccgcctggacgcgttcctgtgcaacctgctctaggtgaccctgctctggcaggggggttggactagatgatctccagaggtcccttccaacccctaccattctgtgatacatATGTGCTTACTAAAATAAAGGATACAGacaaaaaatgtaaaactatTCCAACATTGCTGGTCATTATCTCAGTTACACCTTGCTTGGAAGCATGATGGTGACTGTAGTTATTGGCTGCATCTTTTCACTTGAACAGGTATCTTTAATTCCTGGTAGCATCGTAATTTCTCAAGGGTTGGAAGAGTGAGTGTGAGCCTGCTGTTGTCAATTACTTATCAGAACTTTTTGGATGAGTTTatgagaataaaaatatttttctccagcagaatgaGTACCACATCAGCCACGAGTTGTGCCTTGCCACCACCACTTGGGCCTGAACAAGAGGACCAAGAGTGCTCCGGGACACACATGTCTGTTTTGTGGTACGCAGGGCAGCTGGCAATTACTTATTATGATACAGAAGACTGCTCAGTCTACTTCATGCCTGACATACCTGATAATGAAGACCTCAAGCTACTGCAAAAAGTGATTGGGGAAGTTAATCCTCAATGCATAGTGACCAGTGCAAAACAGGACCAGAATATTGCCAAATTCCTGACCAACCTAACAGCCGCTGCTGGTGATAAAGATATAGGAAAACCAGAAATTGTCCTGTTTCCTAACGTAGATTTTGGCCTAGAAGTCAGCAAGCAACGAATCCTATCCAGGCAATTTCCATTTATCCCATCTCATATGACTGCAACAGAGAAAATTCTCTACTTGTCCTCCATCATCCCTTTTGAGAGCCCACTCATGATACGAGCCCTAGGTGGACTCCTTAAGTTTCTAGACAGAAGAAGGGTTGGAGTTGAGCTTGAAGAAAACAGTGTTGCAGTTCCTATTTTGGCCTTTAAAAAGTTTGTGCTGTCAGATATTGTGCATATGGACCAGGACACTTACTGTGTCCTGCAGATATTTAAAAGTGATATCCATCCTTCTGTGTACAAGCTGTCAAGTGGATTAAAAGAAGGATTCAGTTTATATGGAATTTTAAACCGTTGCAGGTGCAAATGGGGAGAAAAACTGCTGAGGCTGTGGCTCACACGACCTACTCGGAACTTGACAGAGCTGAACAAACGGCTAGACGTTATCCACTTCTTCCTGCTGGCTCAGAACCATGAAACAGTCCTCACTCTTCAAGGTTGCctcaagaatattaaaaatgtgccTCTTATTCTAAAAAGAATGACTCTTTCCCACACAAAAGTTAGTGACTGGCAAGCACTCTATAAAACAGTGTACAGTGCTGTGTGCCTTAGAGACACATGTCGCTCTCTGCCCAACACTATTGAACTCTTTCAGACTATTTCGCGTGTCTTCACCGATGATCTCCACTACATTGCTAGTCTTATCAGCAAAGTGGTGGACTTTGAAGGCAGCATCTCAGAGAACCGCTTCACTGTAAGACCCAATGTGGACCCCACCATTGATGAGAAGAAACGAAAGCTGATGGGACTGTCAGACTTCCTTACAGAAGTGGCACGAAAAGAACTGGAGACCTTGGAGAATCATATTCCCTCCTGTTGTGTAATCTACATTCCTTTGATTGGGTTCCTTCTCTCCATTCCACGGCTACCAACTATGGTGGATAAGAGTGACTTTGAAATCGAAGGCTTGGATTTCATGTTCTTGTCAGAGGATAAACTGCACTACAGAAGTGCTAGGACTAAGGAGCTAGACAGCCTGCTGGGTGACTTGCACTGTGAGATCAGAGACCAGGAAACACTTATTATGCACCAGCTGCAGACAAAGATCTTGGAGAAGTCTGAAGTGCTTAACAGTGTGATTGAGTATACTGCACACCTAGATGTGCTACTAGCTTTGGCGGTGATGGCCCGGGAGAATGCTTACTGCCGGCCACGCTTTACTCACCGCCATGGCTTCCACATTAAGGATGGAAGACACCCGCTTATGGAACTATGCGCAAAGACTTTTGTGGCGAATCCTGTGAACAGTGGCGAGGCTACCAGACGAATAAAGATCATCACAGGGCCCAACTCATCTGGAAAGAGCGTCTACTTAAAGCAAGTAGGTCTTATAGTATTCATGGCTCTAATTGGCAGTTAtgtccctgcagcagaggcagagatTGGAGTAGTTGATGGGATTTACACAAGAATCCACAGTAGGGAATCAGTTTCTGTAGGGCTCTCTACTTTCATGATTGATCTTAACCAGGTTGCCAAGGCAGTAAACAATGCCACAGAGAGGTCCTTGGTACTTATTGATGAGTTTGGTAAAGGGACCAACACACTGGATGGCCTGTCCCTTCTGGCTGCTGTCCTGAGGTACTGGATCAGTCAAGGCACCCAGTGTCCGCAGGTCTTTGTCTCCACTAATTTTCACAGTTTAATGCAGCTAGAGCTCCTGCCTGACACACCTCTTCTGGAGTACCTGACCATGGAAACCCACCAAGATAGAGATGAGTTGATATTTTTCTATCAGATCAAAGAGGGCATGTCCACTGTTAGTCATGCTGCCAACATAGCTGCATTAGCAGGAATGCCAGCCAAAATTATTGAAAGAGGAGTGGAAGTCTCAGAACTGATTCGCAATGGAAAAGCTATCAAACGCATTGATCATCCTTCAAAAGGAGACTGGATGGAAAAATGCAAGTCTGTTgtggaaaagtttcttcacctaGACCTTGATGATCCCCAGGTGGACTTAGAAGAGTTCATGCGTAAAGAggtgctgccttctgcagcctcAGTCCTGTAATAGGGGTATGTGTAAAAGCATGGATTACATTGTATCTACCATGTTCAATAGGAGAGTTTGGTAATTTAAAGAATGATCACTATGACTAATACCTCACACTATATTTAGCTTGTAACAAACTGTGTATAGTGTATGtcctttctttgtcttctttaaaaCAAGTACCGTAGTTACTTATCTCTGCAACATGGTGTATGATATGAAAGCAGGAAAATCGAAACAAGAGAATTCAAGAACCTCTTCCAACTGTTGGGTCACCCAGTTTGTGCATTTTCTGCCCCTGTTGTTAGAtgttcctattaaaaaaatactgtagaaaaaTCACAAAACGTGTCTGCTGGTCTCCTAAGACTGGGAAAGCAAAGTGTTATTTTGTATTGTGCCGAAGTGATCATTTCAGCTGTTTAAGGATCAGCATCAAAACTCCAAATAAGTATGTGCCTGAGACTCCCATGCCAGCAAGTAGCAATTGTCACAATACAAACTACTGGCGTAGAGGCTAAGTGGAAATACAGAGGGATTTAATGACCTCTGTGCCTTTTCTTACACCAGCATTTCTGTCCAAAATGCCAGAGATCCCAGGAGTTATTATACAAAGAATGCTGGATGTCAGAATCAGCAGGGACTGATAAAAAGTGGAAGTGCTTTGGTTTTACTGAGAATCACTCTCTTCTCATAAGGTCCTATATGAAACAACTATACATCTATGCCATATGgttataaataaaagcaaaattacaaatcTAGGAAACTGAAAGCCATACTAGGAATGTAAGACAGAAATTCACATTTCATATTCTATTTTTGAGTATTGAGTAAAACTTAATATTAAAGGAATAATACCAGAAGGCAAGAattccctttcatttctcttGTCATGCAGAGGATCTTTACTGAACACGGTATTTGATGTATGCATATGTAacaaaaattgattaaaaaaattaatgaagcaGGAGACATGATATGTAAGTGCTATAGAAGTAATAACCTTTCCTGCAATAAGTGCCTGAGATTCCTTATCTAAATAAGACAGAAGAGCCATTAGATAGCTTATTGTCTGACTCCCAAAATTTGCTGTAACTGCTTACAGCATAGCTAATAAAAGACATCAGCAGATATACCACATCTCTCTCCAGCTATATTTGATTTCAAGAAGCCAAAAATACTAACATCAcataaattgagaaaaaaattaaaagagaagaagaaaaaagtaattacctTCATAAATATCAATATTTAACATCTTAACTGGTATGTCTAGCTGAAGATAGCAAAAAGATGAACTTGAGTGCACatcaaaaagattttaatttggaGACACTGCCTTGGGTTTGATTTAGTGTAGAATAGCCTCCTTTATGATGGAGGAATTATtattacaacaaaataaataccTTATGTTATCTCTATATGAAACTAGAGTAGTGGCAAAAGTTTAacataatttacattaaaatatacaAGAATAAGTTATTGAATCATGCAGTTACTGCTATTTCCAGTGCAATCATACTGTCCACAAAATAATCTTGACCATGTTACCATTGAAGTTGAATGGTCACAGTGAATCAGGCCTTGTACATCACTTGCAAGTGTTGTAAATACAAATGGATTTTTCTCACTAATATATTCTCTTTTACTAATTATATGTATAGCATTCTAAAGATATACTGTACAggataatatattaaatattcataaattatatttttggcatttttttcttgtcagctACTGTCTAGGCTAAGGATAGCAGATGCCATCAGAGCAATTTAGCTGCCAgtcatgtatgtatgtatgaaatCCATTTCACAGTATTTGCAGTTCAGGAATCACTAGGTATCAAAGGATCTCCACATGTCACACAGCATTTATCAAGTGTGCCTCACA contains:
- the MSH5 gene encoding mutS protein homolog 5 → MSTTSATSCALPPPLGPEQEDQECSGTHMSVLWYAGQLAITYYDTEDCSVYFMPDIPDNEDLKLLQKVIGEVNPQCIVTSAKQDQNIAKFLTNLTAAAGDKDIGKPEIVLFPNVDFGLEVSKQRILSRQFPFIPSHMTATEKILYLSSIIPFESPLMIRALGGLLKFLDRRRVGVELEENSVAVPILAFKKFVLSDIVHMDQDTYCVLQIFKSDIHPSVYKLSSGLKEGFSLYGILNRCRCKWGEKLLRLWLTRPTRNLTELNKRLDVIHFFLLAQNHETVLTLQGCLKNIKNVPLILKRMTLSHTKVSDWQALYKTVYSAVCLRDTCRSLPNTIELFQTISRVFTDDLHYIASLISKVVDFEGSISENRFTVRPNVDPTIDEKKRKLMGLSDFLTEVARKELETLENHIPSCCVIYIPLIGFLLSIPRLPTMVDKSDFEIEGLDFMFLSEDKLHYRSARTKELDSLLGDLHCEIRDQETLIMHQLQTKILEKSEVLNSVIEYTAHLDVLLALAVMARENAYCRPRFTHRHGFHIKDGRHPLMELCAKTFVANPVNSGEATRRIKIITGPNSSGKSVYLKQVGLIVFMALIGSYVPAAEAEIGVVDGIYTRIHSRESVSVGLSTFMIDLNQVAKAVNNATERSLVLIDEFGKGTNTLDGLSLLAAVLRYWISQGTQCPQVFVSTNFHSLMQLELLPDTPLLEYLTMETHQDRDELIFFYQIKEGMSTVSHAANIAALAGMPAKIIERGVEVSELIRNGKAIKRIDHPSKGDWMEKCKSVVEKFLHLDLDDPQVDLEEFMRKEVLPSAASVL